DNA from Deinococcus deserti VCD115:
TGAGCTGCTCCGCAAAACCTACGGCGGGAAGGTCGCCTTCCTTCGGGAGAGCGTGGCCGGATGAACGTGGAGTTTCTTCTGAGCGTGTTCACGGATTACACGCTGCGAAATGTTGCCCTCGGCAGTGCGCTCCTTGGCATCACTGGAGGGATTGTCGGCGCGTTCGCTGTACTGCGCCGCCAGAGCCTGCTGGGGGACGCGCTGTCACATGCCGCGCTGCCCGGTATCGGGCTGGCCTTTCTTCTCAGCGGTGGTAAAGCGCCCCTGTGGCTGCTGCTGGGAGGAGGAGCCACCGCCTGGCTCGCGGCACTGGCCATGATCACTGTACTGAGGTTTACGCGTCTCAGCGAGGACGCCGCCCTGGGCACCATGCTCGCCAGCTTTTTTGGTTTTGGAATTGCGCTGCTGACTTTTATTCAGAATGGCAGCAACGCCAGTCAGTCCGGACTCGACAAGTTCCTGTTCGGTCAGGCGGCCACCATCGTCGCCGCCGACGTCATCCTGATGGCCATCCTTGCCGCACTTGCCCTGGGCGCCGTCATGTTGCTGTTCAAGGAATTCAAGCTCGTGTCGTTTGATCCCGCTTACGCCGCCACGCTCGGAGTGCCGGCTCCCCTGATCGGGACCGTGATGACCTCTCTTGCAGTGGTCGCGGTCATGATCGGGCTGCAAAGCGTCGGCGTGGTTCTGATGGCCGCCATGCTGGTTGCCCCAGCGGTCGCGGCCCGGCAATGGACCGACCATCTGGGAAAAATGCTCCTGTTGAGTGCCGGCTTCGGTGCCGCGAGCGGAGTCGCAGGAGCACTGGTATCTGCAGCGGTCACGAACCTGCCCACAGGCCCACTCGTGATCGTGGCCATCAGTATCCTCATGATCTTTTCGCTTCTGTTCGCTCCTTTACGTGGTCTGCTTTGGGCCCGCATCAGTGCGTCCCGCCGCGACAGGAATCTGAGAGAAAGTACACGCCGGATCGTTCCACCGCTGGGGCATCTGCACGATCAGGGGGTACAGCATGAGCGCTGATCTGATTATTGTCCTCACGGCATGCCTGGTGGCGGTAGCAGGCAGCCTGCTGGGTGTCTTTCTGGTCCTGCGCCGCCTGAGCATGATCAGTGACGCCATCAGCCACTCCGTTCTGCCTGGCATCGTGGCGGCGTTCTGGTTCTCTGGCGGAGACACCGCCACCGTTCCCGCCCTCATCGGTGCCGCCGCCATGGGACTGCTGACGGTCGTGGCGGTCGAAGTTCTGGTGCGAAGCGGCCGGGTCAAAAACGACGCAGCGATCGGTGTAGTGTTTCCGCTGCTGTTCTCGATTGGCGTGATTCTGATCTCGGTGTACTTCCGTAATGCTCACCTTGACCTTGACGCAGTGCTGTACGGGGAGATCGCGTATGCACCGTTTAACCTTGTCGGCGTCTTTGGTCAGATGCTGCCAGAATCTCTGGTGCTGATGGGCACCTTGACGCTGCTCAACGCAGCATTTGTGGGCATGTTTTTCAAGGAACTGCGGCTGTCGACCTTTGACGCGGGCCTGGCGGCGTCTCTGGGGTTCGCTCCTGGGGTCCTGCATTACGCGCTGATGACCTTGCTCTCCTTTACGACGGTGGGCGCTTTTGAGGCAGTCGGCGCCGTCCTGATTGTGGCGTTTGTGATCGTGCCTCCGGCCAGCGCCTACCTGCTTACGCGCAAGCTGTCGGCCATGCTGGGCCTGAGCCTCGGTATAGGCGTGATCTGCAGCGTCGCAGGGTATTTCGTGGCCATGGCGGTTGACGCGAGTATCGCCGGAATGATTGCCAGTCTGCTTGGCGCCGTGTTTTTTCTGTGCCTGCTGCTTTCTCCCCTGGATGGCGTTCTCGCTACCCTATACCGGCGCGCACGTCAGCGCGACTCGGTTGCCGCCCGCCAGCTGGTCGCATACTTTTTCAAGAAAGGTCGGGAAGCCTCCCTGTCCGAGGTCGCGCAACGCTTCGAGTGGACACCTCGTCAAACAAAACGAGCCCATCACTACGCGCGTAAGCAGGGGTGGCTGAGTCAGGACGGCGTCACCGTCTCCAGGACCCCGCCAGGGATGGGCATGGGCCATGCCTCGGACTGAACGCTGTTCGCACGTATCGCCAGCGCAGGGAAAGTACCTCATGCGGCTGCTGTATCTCCAGGAGACGGCAGGTACACACGTTGTGTCCACTGGACGCCTCGCGCAGGACCTGAATGTCAAGGACTCGTCCGTGACTGGGATGCTCGAAAGGCTTGCTGAGGCTGGTTGGGTCATATATATGCCCTACCGTGGAGCGCGGTTGAGCGAGCAGGGCTTATGTATTGCGCGTGACCTGACCTGTACTCATGACAACCTGATTGCTTTTCTCTGTGAGACGCTAGGATATTCTCTTGCAAACGCGGAAAGTGAAGCAGAGCACTTAGAGCATCATGTCAGTCCGGAATTTATTCAGCGGCTGAAGATTTGGATCAAGCAAAAGAATTGAGGAGGCCAGCGGCCTCCTCAATTCTTTGACTGATCAAAACTTCCCTAATAGCCTAGCTCATTTCATAAAACTTTTTTATAAAAACCCGGAATAATCAAGTGAGAAGTCATTGTTAATAATGAGAGCACAGTAAAACATCCAATTCTCTTTCTCCTGCATATAACCAGACAGCACAGGAATGGTATCCAAGCTGTTCCTGCAGGAGGCCAGAATGAGCCGCATTGAACCCCGTAACCGCACCGCAGGTGCCACTCCTCCCCCTCCCATTCTGAATTCCCAGGGAATAGGGCAGATCAAATCTGAAATGAATCTTCTGGATGCCCGGTTGCTTGGCTGGTGGGCACAACACGGGGTCACTTTGCTGCGTTTGAGCCTGGGGATCATCTTCTTCTGGTTTGGAGTGCAAAAATTCTTCCCGGGCGTGAGTTCTGCCGAAGGTCTTGCGACCCGGACCATCTCGGTTCTGACCTTTGGTGCGGTGCCTCCTGGCGTAAGTCTCCCCGTGCTGGCCACCTGGGAGTGCGCCATCGGCCTGGGCTTGCTGACAGGCCGCTTCCTTAGGCTGACGCTGCTGTTACTGTTCGCGCAGATGGCTGGAACTTTTCTCCCGCTGGTGTTTTTTCCGGAGGAAACGTTTTCCGTCGTGCCCTGGGTGCCGAACCTGGAAGGGCAGTACATCATCAAGAATCTGGTGCTGGTCTCAGCCGGACTGGTTGTTGGCGCGACAGCGCGAGGAGGCAAACTCATCATGGATGCACGTGCTGCTCAAACCGCCGAGCGGACGCAAGCGCTTCATCAGAGATTTCGCCGCCGCTTCCATCGTGAACCCTGAGCGACATGCTGCGCGGTAACGAAGGACGGTCATACGCCCGATGACCGTCCTCAGCCCAGACTGCGAAAGCCAGCCCACCGAGACCGGTCCGCCTGAAGCGTGACCGGACTGCCGAACCGCACAGGAGCCCAGGTATGCATGACGAGCTGAACGCCACGTTGTCCGCCGGAGAATCTTCGACTGAGCATGGCCCGACGCGCCGGAACTTTCTGGCGCTGGGTGCCGCCGCGGCGGGTGCGCTGGCCACAGGATCGTTCGGATCGGCCCAGACTGCCACATGTATCGACATTCCGGAGCGGCCGACAGCTAAAAGACCTGACCCGCAACCCAACCCGCGCGTCTACAGCGATAAAGAGACCCTGCTGGCCTTCCGCAATCATGGGCATTTCGCAGAGTTCCTTGACCAGCCGGTCACGCCGCTGGGCATGCATTACCTGCTGGTTCACTTCGACGTACCAAAGCTGAGCGCCAACGGCTATGAGATCTCCATCGGTGGCCGCGTGCGCACGCCCAAACGGGTGTCTCTGTCCGAGATCAAAGCGCGCAAGCAGATAACGGAACCCGTGATCATGGAATGTGCGGGCACCGGCCGCTCGACCTTTCAGCCGCGTGGCATCTACGTGCCGTGGTTCAAGGAGGCCATCGGGAACTATGAGTGGACGGGGACCCCTCTGCGTCCTCTTCTGGAAGAAGCTGGGCTGCTGGATGACGCTGTCGAGGTCCTGTTTACCGGCTGGGATACGGGCGTGGACCTGGGGGTCGAACATGCCTTTGAGCGCAGCCTTCCGATCAAGGAAGCGCTCCGGGACGGGGTCATGCTGGCCTGGGCCCAGAATGGCCAGCCTCTGCTGCCTCAGCATGGCTTTCCTTTGCGGCTGATCGTGCCGACGTGGTACGGCATGGCCAGCGTGAAGTGGCTGCGCGCCATCACGGTGCTGAACCAGCCGTTCAAAGGTGTGGAGCAGGCCAAGGTCTACCGGTACCAGAAGAGTGCGACCGACCCTGGCGTTCCAGTGACAGTCAAGCGGGTTCACTCGGTCATGAAGCCTCCTGGGCTGGCCGACGCCATCTCGCGCTACCGCTTCGTGGCCCCCGGCCGGCACCTGTTACAAGGGATGGCCTGGTCCGGCACCGGAGCGGTCCGGCGGGTGGAAGTCAGTACTGACGGGGGCAGAACCTGGAAAGACGCTCAGCTCGGGCGGCCAGGGGGCCCGTACAGCTGGACGCCCTGGCGCACCGAATGGCAGGTGACCCAACCAGGTGAATATGTGTTGTCCTCAAGGGCAACAGATACCGCAGGAAATATTCAGCCGCTGAGCTCGGCAGCGATCTGGAACCGTCAGGGCATGGGCGGCAACGTGATCGAACGCATACACGTGATCGTGCAGCCAGGTGTGGGACGGTCGGGCGACCACGTGCCCTCCCGGCCACGACAGGCCGTTTCCGGCGCGGACATGCCCCCACCAACAAAGTAGAAGAGAGACAAGTCTCTTAGGACGGGCTCGGAAAAGCGCTCAGGGACTCGTGCAAATTCCTGCGGTTGAATGCCTACAAGCCCCAGGGAAGACGTTGATGTTGCATGCAAAACTCCCAGTGCCGCCGGAACTTGTGGTCGCAATTGATCTTGAACTGCTGCGGGTGAACGACCGAGCAGGTCAATATTCAATTCCAGGTTGCCTCAGTACCATGGGCCTCGCAAGGACTCTCATGAAGTGCTGGCAGTCGCTCCCATAGGAGGAGAGTGAAAATACAGTGTCCATGAACCATCATCGCGAGATCCGAGCAAAGACATACTCTGACCCTCGGGCAGTGGATGTAACGGAATATCCAGTGACCCCTGGGGCCACCAGACGGTGCAGGATAGGGCCATGACTGTTCCTGCGGCCCTGCCCATAGGTGACCTCGCAGCCCTGACTGGAGAAACGGTCAAGTCTGTCCGGTACTGGACTGATCTTGGACTGCTGACTGTTGGGCGGCGGCCCAGCGGCTACCGGGCTTACCCCATTGAAGCTGCTGAACAGATTGCCTTCATTCGCTCTGCCCAGGCGGCGGGTTTCAGGCTCAAGGAGATTCGCCGCATTCTGAGCATTCGCCAGAATGGCCAGAAACCCTGTGCTCAAGTGAAAGAGGATCTGGAACGTCACCTGGGAGCAGTCCGCGTGCAGATTGCTCAACTGCAGGCCCTCGAAGCACAGTTGCAGGCGAAAGTCGCCTGGGCAGACAGGCATCCTGAGCCGGACTGCCACTGCGCAGGATGCGTATACCTGGAGGTGACTCCCAGAGCTTGACTCTCCCCCGTACAGGAGACCTTACCTTTCAGGCATGGCTTCTTCCGGATGCTGTGCACCTGAACCCGGCCTTTCGACCCTCCCTATATGCCCAACCTGCGGCACCACCGGCAGGACTGTGAAGCTGATAACCCTCAAGGCACTTCTCAGGCCTCCGGCGCTCGCCACTCTGGATCCGAACCGGATCTACCGTTTCTGTCCGAACAGTGGATGTGAAGTGGTGTATTTCTTTGATTTGTTTGTTTACGTGCGGGCAGATGTGAAAGTACCTGTTTTCCAGAAGGATCAGGCGACCGACACCCCTGTGTGCTATTGCTTCGGCCTTACACGTGGTGACCTCAGCGCGGCCACGCAGGGTGGCCTTCCGGAAACCATCTCGTCCACGATTCAGGCGCACATCAAAGCTGGCCGGTGTGGATGCGAAGTAAACAACCCCCAGGGGAAGTGCTGCCTCGGGGACATTTACAAGACGCTATCCGCCTTGCAGCAGGCTTCAGAACGCAGAGGGCCAAGTCGGCTCCCTTAACCATCATCATTCTGACTCGGTGATGCTGCTGCGGCACGGTGCGGCGCGAATTTACCAGAACTGAACACGACCCTAGTACAGTCATAGTCAGCCGACCGGGACAGGCCTCTAAAGTCTCTTTGCAGGGTGGATCGGTGCGGACGGTCCGCAGATCCCTTGTACCAAAGACCTCCCAACAGCACAGCGAGGAACACCTATGGATATGGATATGAGCGCCATGAACATGTTGCCAGACTGGTGGACACCAGCAGCTTGGATCTATTTGATCGCCAGCGTCATCTCGGCCGGCTTTCTTGCATATGACCTGTATGTCCGCAGGCGACGCCTGCACGTACCGGCAATGCGACCCGTCTGGGTGGTCAGCGCCCTGTTCCTGGGCCCACTGGCCATTCTGCTGTACGCACGCTGGGGCCTGGAACTTGCAGACGGCCGCGCGGGTTCCACCCGGATGGCCTGGATCCTGCTGGCCTTGTTGCCCGGCGCTGCCGCATCGACTGTCGCTCACCTGATAGGGGTGCCTGTGGTGTTCGGCGCTGGGTGGACTATCGCCGGCGATGCGCTCTGGGCGGTGGCGTTATTCATATTGATTCTCGCGACCCTATTGCTGTTTATGTTTGATACCGCCGCCGCAACCGGGGAGCGTGCCAACCATCTCGTCAGATTGTTCCTGGGCGCTTTCTTCACGGTGCTGGCCTTCGATATCGGGATGGTCGGCTGGATGCTGTACCTGCATGGCAATGGCCTGATGCAGCCCATCACTGACGTGGTGTTTACGACCCAGATGCAGATCGGCATGCTGTTGGGAATGCTTACAGCGCTTCCTGTGGCTGCGTGGCTTACACCGAAACCTGCGTCCGGTCCTCAGGCTTTCGTGCCGTAGCCGAGGTGCAACCCCTCGATCAATCTGAAATTCGCTAAATCCAATGGCTACGGTGAAGACAGGCGCTGCCCAACATACCAGCAGCGCCTGATGCGTCGTGTCCGGCATACAAGAATCAAGCGCACATTGGTCAGATATGGCTGAGTCAGGACCGCATCTGCACGTATCAACTGGGATCGGGAAAGAGACCAGAAATCGGGTAAATAGCGGTTGAGCTCCGTCTTACCAGACGTATGACACGCTTTGGAGTGCTTCACATACGTCCGCGCCGACCGCAATCCAGAATGAGCAGAAGCTGCCCCCACCACGTGTACAGATGCAGGGTGTCGTTGTCGTGACCGCTGCAAGATCTGCCTCGAAAATTCAGTGGAATTGCTGTGTAAAAAGCGCGCCCCTCGTCAGCGCAGACCTTGCCTGCCAGGCCGTAAGCATTCCATAGGCCCGCTTGCCCCCCGTTCCGATACCGTTTCCCCTTCCCAAAAACCTGCACATTTGGTTTCAGGAACAACCTCCAGGCCACGCGTGCATACGACCTTCACGTGAGCTTCCCGCACCCAGATCCCCATCAGGCTGCGTTTCTCTCGAGTTGCCAAACACGGTCCTCAACATGAAATTGGACCGCGAAGAGACGTACCTGGGCTACGGCTGCCCGCACCAGGTCGGACAAGGGGCCTGGCTGATCGTCGATGTAGAGCAGTTGCACATCAGGAGAACTATGCACATCCACCGCAAGGAGATTGGCGTCACCCTCGATCACAATCTCAGGCTTTTCTGCCTCTAAGCCGAAATGAAGCAGGCGCGCGGCGAGACCAGATAGCAAGTCGTTCCTGCGCGTCTTATCCAACAAAGTAATGTGTTTGTCGCTCGTCCATCGTCCAGTGCTTTCTCTCGAAGAGGCCAACAGGTGACGTTCATGGTTCTGTTCTCACCCACGTAGAATTGTTTGGTTCACCCACACTGTGTCCCCACAGGGTGAGGAAGACGATTCATTGAAGTGAGCTGGATTTCGGACTGGCGGCGTACTTGATCGTCAGGTCCGGAAGCCCACCGAGTGCCGCCCCGCTCAGACCACCCAGATCATGGGACGCCATGAAGACGCGCGATTCGACTTTACTTCATGACACAGGACCGTCATGGTCAAACCTGGTAGCGGCCACCATTTCGGTTTCATCAGAAGTTATGAGTTACAAGTTGCCGTTCGAACGTCTGTGAGGCGTGGGGCACAACGGCGCAGCTCATTTTTATATTGTGCTGTGCTGCAGCCCAGCTGATCCGCTGTGTCAAATTAGGCAGTCAGGCTGGGTCTGGCGAACTTACTATGCGGCCATGAATCAATTGCGTTCCCCGCTTACCGGGCTGGGCGTTATTGCCTTCCTCGGATCGATCATCCTGATGGCCAGGCCCCAGACGCAACTGATGGGGGGACCACTCTTCGGGATGGTTCTGGCATTGGCCCTGCTGGTTCTCGCTGGGCAGTTACAGGACGCCAGGAGTCATACGGCGTCTCATCTCCTGAGCCTCTGTGGTCTGGTCAGCCTCGCTGTCTGCTTTTACCGCCTCGGCCACACCCTCACCTGGTGGTGAACAGATGGATCAGAGCTGGCGTTGGAAGGTATGCCGCCCCATGTGGTGCTAGATGCGCCGCCAATTCATTTCTTTAGGCTCAAGATTGATCTCTGATCTTCATCAGTCACTGCGGCTCGCCTTTCCTGATATATGCCAGCTGCGATTCCTCCATAATGTGGAGGATGTCTCCTGACTTCTGGCCACGCCTTTTTTTTGTTCTGCTGATCTACGTACCGTTCAGTCTCTGGTTAAGAACTCGGGATTTTCAGAACTGGGAGCGTGCCGTGCTGGGTGTTGCAGCGATCTTTGGATTGAACGCGCTGTTCGAAGCTCTGCGCGGTACTGTGTTTTAAGCCTGACGCACTGAGGTTTGCAGAGATTTCTGCTTCTGGTGTAGGTGTGCCCGGCGACCATGGGCTGAGCAACTCTGATAATTACCAGCCCACGACATATAGAACAGGGTCAATGCGAGTCGCCTAGGGTAAAAGGCCAAGCGCCATAATCTGTGAGCACCTTCAGCGAACGGTCACTATCTAAGCACCCATAAAAATCCAGATGACAAAACCCTCGCCTGCTTTACCTTTGTCAGGCCCTAGCGGGGGATCTATTGGTGAGGGACAGACCCTGACCACCGTTCTGCGAGGCACTTGAAGCTCCACCTTCACGGAAGGCGGTTCTCGTTCCGGTGGGATTTGCCATAGCTCCCACGGACCCGGCGACAATCCAAAAAATAGCGATGGTAAACCGTAACACTGGAGAGGAACCGGGTATTTAGCAAGTTTCCAGAGGCAGGAAGATGTAGTGGCTTCCAAATTCCCAACCAGTTGCATGGGCGACTATCGAAAGACCCGACGGTGAGCTTTCCGAGTACGGTATCGTAGATATGTTGCCAGATTGAGTTAACAACAAAACGACTGAATGGGCTAAAGTCTTAAGGCCAGCAGTGTCCTGACGCGCTTGAGGGACCGCCACATCAACAAATGCGCGGAGAGGCGCGCTCATAAAAACTCGACCAGACGTGTGATACCGGCGCGCGTCTTGCTTTTGTCTTCATCGCTGACCTGTAGAGATTCTGCACTTAACTGCTCTCCGCCTCAAATTCGTACGATGCCAGCATGCCTATCCGCCGCTCGCTGAAGATAGCCTGGGGCATTGCGCTGACTTTCGCCTGCGCTTTGATGTTTCTGGAACCGGATGCGATGCATGTGGCTCAGGCCCTGCTCACCCTGGTGATTCTGAGCGCCCTTTGTGTGCTCATTCTTCATTGTTGGCGTACAGGCGCTTATCCTCTTGCGATTGCCATGACCATCTGTGGGTTAGGGGTGCTGGCGGGTGTCCTGATGCTGCTGGTCATCAGCTTCACCGCCTGATGACATAGGACTTCCAAGGCTGCTGCCCAGCAGCGTCCTGATGACTGTTGACAGGCTCGACCTGAAGGCTATCGTTTTCGTACACCACGCAGAATCCGCCGGGTGCCATCCAGGTCTGGGTGTGTGTTCAGTTTGTCTTTTAACTTTGACATGAGCATCCTCTAACCACGCTTTTATACGCGTGAAAGGCGACTGTAGAACGAAGGCGGGAAGGCCACCAGAACGCCTGCCCGGAACAGGTTTGACAGGTTGGGTTTATTGCCTTTATCGGTGCATAGGGGTTGCTGAGTGGTGAAGATCTCGGGCTCACAGCACATCATGTCCGGCGCCGCAAACTGGAGGCAGCTTTGGAGGGGCGCGGTCTAGCTCTCCCCTGCCACAGGCCAGAGGTGCGAGGGTTAGCAGATGCCAGTCATACCCTTTCCGGTTATGACTGGTCACCCTGACCTTGAGCAGATGTGGTGGAGCCTGTGTCAGATAGTTACAGGGCTGTGCGAGGGAAACCTACTGGATTGTTACAGAGAAAACGGGCAAACCTCCCAGTGTGTTACAGGATGGAGGTAGCCTGTGCGCATCGTCGGGACCGTGCGGAGCTCCGAGCGGACTTGCGCAGGAAGTGTGCTGTTTGTTCAGAGAGTTGCGCGGACGAGCTCAGCTATGCTTAAACCTTCGTTCTTGATTTAAATGAGACCCTCTGGCACAGGATTGCTGATAGGACGGCCGCAACTGCGTCGTGTGGAACGTCCATGTCATAGGGTTGCACCAGCTGCAGCACCTCGTCGTCTTCAGCCATGCGATAAACAGGGCCGTGTTGTCCACCGGGTCGGTGAGGGACGCTCCATCCGGCTCCTGGGCCATGGTGGCGTTTTCGAGCGGGCCGGGGCGAGTTGTGCAGGTTCAGTCATGTCATGGCTCCGTAAATCTGTTTCATCGCTCGGGTCACGGCCGCTGCGTCCGGAAGTGGCCAGAAGCACTAGGCCCTGCTCTGTATGACCTGCCCGAGGGTGTCGGCCAGCCAGCGGGCCTGCTCAGGATCAGGCACCTCAAACGGCCTACTCGACTCAAGCTCCTGAGGTGTCGGAATGTGGTTTTCAGGAACAGGCCAGATGCCAGCCCCGGGGTAGTGGCCGACACCTACCTCGTGAAACGCCATTGAGAAAGATCATCTGGGCGTGAGGCCGGCTCGGGAAGGACGACCGTGTCCAGCGAGAAGCTCGCCGGGACCAGTGCACCGAGCCAGCGCAGCAGGGCGTCCAACGCGACCTGATCGGTGACCCGACAGGCGCCGAGCGTCCCGTCGATGTCCCGGACCTGTGCTGGGTGCCGGCCAGCATACGCCATGAGCCGGCGTTTCAGGTCTGTGTCTCCGGCGACGTAATCCGGCGTGCCGGGTCTCACCTGCCCTGTGCCCTGAAGGCGTTGTACATGTTGTCGAAGAAGCGCTGCAACCGATCGGCACTGCTGGCCTTCTGGAACAGCCTGGCCGTTCGAGTGGCGATGTCCTCGGCAGCCCTGAAGTCCAGGTTATCTTCAGCGTCCAGGCCGATGTTGTACACCGGCGGCCTGAGCGGCCCGCACCACATCGTCTGGATGGAGGCCGCCGGTGATGACGTCCTGGACGCCCACGGTGCCGTAGGTGCGGATCTCGTTGATTCAGCCGAGCATCTCCATCTTACTAACAGATGGGCTGACCCGAATCCGGCTGTAGCTGCTTCCGGTGCTCACGGCGGCACCCGCGGCAGCACTCACGGCAGGAATGGTCGCCCTGGCCTGCGCGACCCACTCGTCGTAGGTCAGCTCCTTGGGAAAAAGCTGGCCGACGGTGTTACGGGTGCTCAGGACGGAGACGGTCAGGGACGCGGCCTACAGACGGAAGGTGAGGGTCATGGGATCTCCTTGTTGG
Protein-coding regions in this window:
- a CDS encoding metal ABC transporter permease, translated to MSADLIIVLTACLVAVAGSLLGVFLVLRRLSMISDAISHSVLPGIVAAFWFSGGDTATVPALIGAAAMGLLTVVAVEVLVRSGRVKNDAAIGVVFPLLFSIGVILISVYFRNAHLDLDAVLYGEIAYAPFNLVGVFGQMLPESLVLMGTLTLLNAAFVGMFFKELRLSTFDAGLAASLGFAPGVLHYALMTLLSFTTVGAFEAVGAVLIVAFVIVPPASAYLLTRKLSAMLGLSLGIGVICSVAGYFVAMAVDASIAGMIASLLGAVFFLCLLLSPLDGVLATLYRRARQRDSVAARQLVAYFFKKGREASLSEVAQRFEWTPRQTKRAHHYARKQGWLSQDGVTVSRTPPGMGMGHASD
- a CDS encoding putative iron-sulfur cluster-binding metallochaperone: MASSGCCAPEPGLSTLPICPTCGTTGRTVKLITLKALLRPPALATLDPNRIYRFCPNSGCEVVYFFDLFVYVRADVKVPVFQKDQATDTPVCYCFGLTRGDLSAATQGGLPETISSTIQAHIKAGRCGCEVNNPQGKCCLGDIYKTLSALQQASERRGPSRLP
- a CDS encoding DoxX family protein, with the translated sequence MSRIEPRNRTAGATPPPPILNSQGIGQIKSEMNLLDARLLGWWAQHGVTLLRLSLGIIFFWFGVQKFFPGVSSAEGLATRTISVLTFGAVPPGVSLPVLATWECAIGLGLLTGRFLRLTLLLLFAQMAGTFLPLVFFPEETFSVVPWVPNLEGQYIIKNLVLVSAGLVVGATARGGKLIMDARAAQTAERTQALHQRFRRRFHREP
- a CDS encoding metal-dependent transcriptional regulator, with amino-acid sequence MRLLYLQETAGTHVVSTGRLAQDLNVKDSSVTGMLERLAEAGWVIYMPYRGARLSEQGLCIARDLTCTHDNLIAFLCETLGYSLANAESEAEHLEHHVSPEFIQRLKIWIKQKN
- a CDS encoding sulfite oxidase produces the protein MHDELNATLSAGESSTEHGPTRRNFLALGAAAAGALATGSFGSAQTATCIDIPERPTAKRPDPQPNPRVYSDKETLLAFRNHGHFAEFLDQPVTPLGMHYLLVHFDVPKLSANGYEISIGGRVRTPKRVSLSEIKARKQITEPVIMECAGTGRSTFQPRGIYVPWFKEAIGNYEWTGTPLRPLLEEAGLLDDAVEVLFTGWDTGVDLGVEHAFERSLPIKEALRDGVMLAWAQNGQPLLPQHGFPLRLIVPTWYGMASVKWLRAITVLNQPFKGVEQAKVYRYQKSATDPGVPVTVKRVHSVMKPPGLADAISRYRFVAPGRHLLQGMAWSGTGAVRRVEVSTDGGRTWKDAQLGRPGGPYSWTPWRTEWQVTQPGEYVLSSRATDTAGNIQPLSSAAIWNRQGMGGNVIERIHVIVQPGVGRSGDHVPSRPRQAVSGADMPPPTK
- a CDS encoding MerR family DNA-binding protein, which codes for MTVPAALPIGDLAALTGETVKSVRYWTDLGLLTVGRRPSGYRAYPIEAAEQIAFIRSAQAAGFRLKEIRRILSIRQNGQKPCAQVKEDLERHLGAVRVQIAQLQALEAQLQAKVAWADRHPEPDCHCAGCVYLEVTPRA
- a CDS encoding metal ABC transporter permease, which gives rise to MNVEFLLSVFTDYTLRNVALGSALLGITGGIVGAFAVLRRQSLLGDALSHAALPGIGLAFLLSGGKAPLWLLLGGGATAWLAALAMITVLRFTRLSEDAALGTMLASFFGFGIALLTFIQNGSNASQSGLDKFLFGQAATIVAADVILMAILAALALGAVMLLFKEFKLVSFDPAYAATLGVPAPLIGTVMTSLAVVAVMIGLQSVGVVLMAAMLVAPAVAARQWTDHLGKMLLLSAGFGAASGVAGALVSAAVTNLPTGPLVIVAISILMIFSLLFAPLRGLLWARISASRRDRNLRESTRRIVPPLGHLHDQGVQHER
- a CDS encoding DUF4396 domain-containing protein, with the translated sequence MDMDMSAMNMLPDWWTPAAWIYLIASVISAGFLAYDLYVRRRRLHVPAMRPVWVVSALFLGPLAILLYARWGLELADGRAGSTRMAWILLALLPGAAASTVAHLIGVPVVFGAGWTIAGDALWAVALFILILATLLLFMFDTAAATGERANHLVRLFLGAFFTVLAFDIGMVGWMLYLHGNGLMQPITDVVFTTQMQIGMLLGMLTALPVAAWLTPKPASGPQAFVP